GCGCTGCTTCCGCCTGCATCTATACCCATCAGACTTGCGAGGTAGCTGTGCTTCGCCATGAAATCTTTATAGGCAGGAACTTTTTGCGCCAGTTCAAGGGCTTTCTTCTCAATTTTCTTTTTATCACTGAAAGATTCCTTCAGTTCTTTCACCTGCTGACCATAGTAATAGGCTTCCTTGTTCATGCCCTGCAGACTCTTTGCCATATCTGGCATATTGCCCAGCTGGCCGTTGAGTAACTGTTTACGCTGCTGCATAAACGCTTTGGCTTCCTCCAATATGGCCAGTTTATCCTGAAGTGCTGTTACTGATTTCAGGCTGCCGTTCAATGCCGGGACTTTATCCGCAGAAATATTGGATTGCTTCAGGAAGCTGAGTGTATTGAAAAGAGAGTCTACACCTAAACTATTCCCCAGTAATTTCTTTCCCGGAATCTTATCTGTTTTGGCTTTCAGTTTATCTTTCAGCGCAGCAAACTGCTGTTCACTATCATTAAAGAGCTTTTGCGCATTAACTGAATCCAGTTTCGCCATACGCTTTTTCATCTGCTCCTCATAACGGGACATCTGGTTAAGGGCTTTCGCAGTGCGTTTGGTCAGCTGCCGGTTTAAGGCATCTGATTTTTTGGAAACAGTGCTGTAGTATTTGTTAGGGAGATCTATTGTTTTATTTACGATGCTGTCTTTTTGCGCCAGCACTTGCTCCTGAGCGTTGGCAGAAATAGCTATGACAGACAGACTTATTAGAATCAGGTATATGGGTCGCATGTGAAAAGTATCTAAAGTAACAGTACAACGGATGTTAGCAAATTTACGTAAAAATTTACAAGGTTAATTCCCGATATTGGATATGGATGATGACTGCCGGTGATTTTCCTTGATAACTTGATAGGATATACGTTTGAAAGCAGGTATCAAAATAAAATATAAGGAGGAAGAATAATGAATAACTATACCCTGGATGATATAAGTATTGATAACCAAAAAGGATATTTAGGCTTTAGTGCCTTTATTATAGTACTTTTCGGCGCCTGTTTTATCTTTGATTTTCATTTTTATGTGGGTCTTATCCTGGCAATAGTTATATTACTTTTATGGCTGGGATTTAAATTTTATGCAGACTTCTATAATGTGAAAATTCAGGAAAAGATGTTTGTGATTGAACATATTTTCAAACCTGTACAAAGATTAGATATCGATTTGTTTGATAGAATAGAAGGTATGCAAACGGTTTTCTGGTTGCCAGGAACTTCCTATTTTACTATCTGTTTCAAAGATGGAAGAAGATTTAATTTCTGCAGTATTAAATACAAAGGCTTTAAATACCAATTAACTAGTAAGGAAGAGATCAGTAAGAAACTCACAGCGGAGGTAGTTCACATGGTAAATAATTATTAAGGTATGTTATTGTTACTTACTAAGATATCAAACAGTATAAGTTGTGGTTAATTTCAATCAAAATAATAAGCAGATATATACACTGATGTGGCTACCGGCAGAAGATGAGATTATTTTTCGTGCGAAGGATGAAAGCCCGGTTGCTGCAAATGATAGTTTATATAGTCATCTTAAAAAACATATTCATCTACATCAGTGGAAAGTAAGATATACTGCGGCATACCGCCAATGGCTGGACAATGATAACAATGCTATTTATGATATCTCCAATGAAATTAATAAATCAATGATAGCAGCGTTGATTAAGTTAAATGAGGATTTGGAGACTAAAGCAGTATTTTTCTGGTTTGATATAGATAGATCAGTAACAGATGAATTTACCTGGAAGTGTTGTCCGGTTTCAGGAAAGAAATTAATTACGCTAGGTAAGGAATATACTAAAAAGAATGCCTTTGTATCACCGGATTATCCATTGATATTTCCGGATTATGTTAGCTTGTGATAGTATGTTGTTTATCGCAAAAGAAAACTCCTGCCAAATACTGGCAGGAGTTTTTTGTATCTGGGGTTAGGATATGGTCTGGTTAAAAACCTATATTCACCCCAAAGAAGAAGTTAAATCCTGCCATCGGGTAATAGTAATTATCTGGTTGTACTTTGCCATTTACATAGGTACCATAGGTACTTCCGTTAGGCTCGTAGAGATTATTAAAGATATTGTTCAGCATCAGTTGTACGCCCAGTTCACGGAACAGCGGCTGCGGAATGATATAGTTAAAACGCAGATCGCTGACGAAGTAAGGATTCAGGCTGCTGGCCTTGTTGCCGGTATTATCCATATACTGTCTGCTCACATATTTTCCTAACAGGTCTATATTCAGATTTTTGATAGGCTTCGCAGTAAACATATAACCACCTACGAAAGCAGGGGAGAAGGAAATATTGGTGTTACCGAATTCCAGCGTATGTGCGTCGTAGTTAGCATCGTAGTATACACCGCTGAAGTTAAGTACTTTATTCTGACTCAAGGCGGCATTAGCGCTGAAACTGAATACCTCATTGAATTTCACGTTTCCTTGTACTTCAACTCCCAGGCGATAGCTTTTAGGAATATTGGTACGTACATAGGCGCCTACGTCATTCAGCTTTCCTGTTTGTACTAACTGATTTTTGTAATTCATGTAGTATACATTGGCCTGTAAACTAGCTTTACGGCCGCTCCAGCTGTAACCGGCTTCGAGGTCGCGGAGCATTTCAGGCTTAGGCTCGTTGGCACCGATGTTGGATTCAAAGTCGGTGCGGTTAGGCTCTTTGTGACCTATTGCAAAGCTGGCGAATAAACGGTTAGCCGGATTGATGAAATAGTTCAGTCCTACTTTAGGATTGAAGAAGTTATAATTCACGTGTGGCTTGTAATCAGGTGCAGATTCAAAGCCATTCATGTTATAGCGCACGTTCCTGTATTGCATATCTGCAAAGGCTTGCAGCGCGCTGGTGATTTTATATTGTCCTTTCCAGTAGATGTTGAAATCATTTTTATCTGCCGGAAAACGGTTGTATTCATAATCTTTGTCGATGCCGGTGTATGCCCAGATTACTTTGTCGTAATGCTGGCCTTCATAGCGGTTCCAGCCACCACCCAGACTCCAGTTGAATTTTTCCGCTGTATAGTTCAGTGAGAAAATGCCGCCGTAGAAATAGTTGTCTAACCAGAGCTGACGGACTAAATCAGTAGTATCGATGGTAGCGCCATTGATGTGAACAGGTTGTAAGCCGTAATCCGCCAATGCCTGCTGGCCTTTGTATTCCTCATAGTAGCCACGGCCGCGGGTAAGGTGCCCGGCCACGTTGAAGTTAAAGTGGCTGTTGATTTCCTGGTTGAGGAATAACTGGTAATGGTCCTGTTGATAGTTATCTGTCTGATTATCGTAAGGAGCACCTGGTTTCTCTGTACCTGCGGGATTATAGGTGCGGTCTGTTTTTAGTAAGGCTTCCGGAACGCCATACCATGCCTGGTAAGTTTTTTCTTTACCAGAGAAGATATTTAAGCGGATAGCAGTTTTTTTGGAGATATATGCTGCGGAGGTATAAAACGATTTCAGGTCAGATGAAGCGCGGTCGATATATCCGTCAGAGGATATTCTGGAAAGACGTGCATCGATGGTGAAGTGGTCGTTGATCAGTCCGGAACCTGCTTTGACAGTATTTTTCCAGGAGTTGAAAGAACCAAAGCTGTTGCTGAGTTCTCCGTAGGCTTTGTCGTGGTACTCATTGGTGCTGAGGTTGAGTGTGGCACCGAAGGCGCCTGCGCCGTTGGTGGAAGTACCTACGCCACGTTGCAGTTCAATACTGCTGACAGAGCTGGCGAAGTCGGGCATGTTCACGAAGAAGGTTCCCTGTGATTCCGCATCATTGATAGGAATACCGTTTACGGTTACGTTGATGCGGGTGATATCAGAACCACGCACGCGCATATTCGTATAGCCGATACCGGTACCTGCGTCGGAGTTGGTCACTACGGCAGGGAGTTGGTTGAGCAGTATGGGCAGGTCCTGGCCAAGATTTTCTTTCTTGATTTCTTCAGCAGAAAGGGTGCTGTTGACGAAGGGAGAATTCTTCCCTGCGCGGAGGCTGCTGATCTCTACCTGTTTTACGAAGAGGCCGGTTTCTTCCAAAGAGAAATCGACTTTCGTATTGTCGTCGGCGTTAATGCTGACAGTATAAGGCTTAAATCCGATATAGCTGGCCTGCAGTTTATAATTGCCTTTCTTTTTCAGCTGAATGCTGAAGTGTCCTTTGTTATCGGTAAGTGATCCGTGTTGGTTGACAGATACGGATACTCCTTCTAGTGGCTGGCCGTTTGTTTTGTTTGTAACGGTACCGGTTACGACGGATTGCGCCTGTACGATACCTGCTGTACCCAGCAGTACCCACAACAGTAACTGTTTCATGTATAAGTATATATTTCTGTTTTTCACTTTCCTAACCAGCATTACCTGGTCCAGGTTCTTTGGGTGTGATCTCAGCCTGAAAGTAAGGCACCCCATGTGAAAACGGCAGTAAAGCCGATTTCCGTTACAAAGGTATGCAGGTATACACGAAAAAAATAAAATATTTTTTCCGGTTAGGATTTTTAGGTATTTTCAATGTCTTCCCTGTGTCATCGTCAATAATTTTTTTGTTAACCAATTAATCAGTTATTGAGATGATTAAACTTCAGTTGATTGGCCATTTGGGCCGTGATGCCATTGTACGTGAGGTAAATGGTGTTGCTGTTTTAAACTTTACCATTGCGGTGAATGAGCGTTTCAAGAACGCTGCCGGCATTTTACAGGAGCGTACTACCTGGGTGGACTGCAGCCTGTGGGAGCGCAATAATATGGCGCCTTATCTGCAACAGGGCACGATGGTATTCGTAGAAGGTGCTCCCCGGGTGGAGGGCTATATCAGTAATAATACTGGTGCTATCGGCGGTGCTTTGCGGCTAAAGGTGCTGCAGCTTCAGCTACTCAGCCGCAAGGACGAAGAACGTAAAAAGGTAGCCATCGCTACTACGCCGCCGGAGCTGGTGAGTGTTCCTGAACAGGAATTACCAGCCGATGATTTACCGTTCTGAGCGGTAAATTAACCCGCCTGATCCATTTCTGCATTATGGTATTTCAACTATTAATCAATTAGTTATGAAGATATTTTTTGATTTTATTCAAAAATATTTGGTGGCAATTGAAATTATCCTATCTTTGCACCCTCATTGCGAGGTAGAGCAGAGGTAGCTCGTCGGGCTCATAACCCGAAGGTCAGTGGTTCGAATCCGCTCCTCGCTACAAAAAAGAGAGCCTTCTCTACTCAGTAGAGAAGGCTTTTTTTATTGGTACAAGCGCTGCCTTTCCAGTTGGTGTTTGATGATCTCTTTATAGAGATGATAAAATAGAATAAGCGCCGAAGGCGCTATCTTTGCCTTTCAGCTCCTTGTAGGGCAATGTGTGAATTCACTCGGGGGAAACAATTTTTTAAATAGGGATATGATGCATAAAGCAGGTTTTGTAAATATTTTTGGTAAGCCCAATGCGGGAAAAAGTACGTTGTTAAACGCCATCATGGGCGAAAAACTTGCTATTATCTCGCCTAAAGTACAAACTACCAGACATCGTATTACAGGTGTACTCACCGAACCTGGCTACCAGATCGTATTTTCTGATACTCCTGGTATCATCGACCCTAAATATAAACTGCACGAGAAAATGATGGGTGCCGTGAAATCAGCGCTGGAAGATGCTGACGTAGCCCTCCTGATCATGGACTGTCGTGATAACCTCGAAGAAAATCTCGAACTCTTCAACTCGCTTAAATTAAAAGTACCCAGCATTCTTATCCTCAACAAAATGGATAATCTCTCTAAAGAAGAGATGGAACAGCTGGTAGCAAAATGTAACGAGTGGGGTAAAGCAAAAGCGGTAGTACCTATTGCCGCCAAACAGCAGAAAAACGTGAAAGAGCTGCTGGCTACAATCGTAGCAATGCTTCCTGAAGCGAACGCATTCTATCCGGAAGATACTTTAACGGATAAGTCTACACGCTTTTTTGTAGCAGAAATGATCCGTGAAAAAATCTTCCAGCTCTTCGAAGAAGAGATTCCTTATCATACTACAGTAATCGTTACGCAGTTCCAGGAAAAGGATACGCTGACAAAAATTACTGCTGAAATAATTGTTACCAGAGAATCACAGAAAGCCATCATCCTTGGAGAAAAAGGAAAGTCTATCCGTGAGATCGGTACCAGGGCCCGTCAGGATATTGAGAAATTCATTGAACGCAAAGTATTCCTCGAACTGTTTGTTAAAGTAAGAGGTAAATGGCGCGACAATGATCTCTTTTTGAAAGAATACGGGTATTAATCATTAATAAATTCCTGTGAGAGAAAACTGATGGTGATTTACGCGAAGCGACCACCGCGCGGAGCGCGGAACAAACCAAATCGTAACCGAAGGTTACGATTTATGAATTCGCAAAAATCTACTATTTAGTCAAGCTGGCAGGTGATTACGAAAATCATTTAATAAAATTATTATGGCAGGATTTACCATTGCTATTGTTGGACGTCCGAACGTGGGTAAGTCAACATTGTTTAACCGTTTATTGGAACAGCGTAAAGCTATCGTTGATGACCAGAGCGGTGTAACCCGTGATCGTCAGTACGGTATTGCAGACTGGAACGGCAAAACTTTTAACGTGATCGATACCGGTGGATTTGTTGCCGGCAGTGATGATGTTTTCGAACGCGAAATCCGCAAACAGGTGAAGATTGCTATGCAGGAAGCAAACCTGCTCATCTTCATGACGGATGTAACTACTGGTATTACTGACCTGGACAGCGAAGTGGCAGACTTGCTGCGTCGTAGCGCCAAACCGGTTTACCTGGTAGTAAATAAAGTAGATAACCAGCAACGTCAGCTGGAAGCAACAGAATTTTATAGTCTTGGCTTCGAAAATATATTCTTCCTCTCTTCTATGAGTGGAAGTGGTACCGGTGAGTTGTTGGATGATGTGGTTTCTCACATCACAGACGATATGGGTGAGGCTACTATGGAAAATGATATTCCTAAAATTGCCATCATTGGTCAGCCAAATGTGGGGAAATCTTCCCTGTTGAATGCACTGATTGGGGAAGAACGCAACATTGTGTCTGATATTGCCGGCACTACCCGCGATACCATCCACACACACTACAACATGTTCCAGAAAGAATTTATGTTGATAGATACTGCTGGTATCCGCCGCAAAACCAAGGTACAGGAGGATTTGGAGTTCTACTCTGTCATCCGTGCCATTAAAGCGCTGGATGAGGCAGATGTGGTAATGCTGTTGTTAGATGCTGAAAAAGGTATCACGGCACAGGATTTGAATATTTTCAGCCTGGCCGCAAGAAAAGGAAAAGGTATTGTGGTGCTGGTGAACAAGTGGGATCTCATGGAGAAAGCGACCAATACTGCCAGAGATTACGAAAAAGAGTTGAAAAACCGTCTTGCTCCATTCTCTGATGTGCCAATCATCTTTACTTCCGTAACTGAAAAGCAGCGTATTTTCAAAGCGATTGAAGTAGCCCTGGAAGTGTACGAGAACCGTACCCGTAAAATCCAGACTTCTAAGTTGAACGATGTGATGCTGAAAGCAATTGAAGCATACCATCCGCCGGTGGTTCGTGGTACGCCTATCCGTATCAAGTACGTAACGCAGATACCTACGCATACGCCAGCATTTGCGTTTTTCTGTAACCTCCCTGACGATGTCAAGGCGCCATACAGAAATTACCTGGAAAACCAGCTCCGTAGCCATTTCGACTTTAAAGGAGTGCCAATCAAGATCTTCTTCAGAAAGAAATAATATTGCAGTTGTAGGTATTAATATTTTGTAATTTGAATTTTATTAATACCTTTGCGCCGGTTTTAAAAAACTATAAACAACACAAAATGAAAAAAGTATTTGTATTCGCAATCGCTGCTGGTATGTTCTTCGTAGCTTGTAATGGTGGTAAATCTGCTTCTACTGACTCAACTGCTACTGCGCCAGTAGACACTATGGCTGCTGCTCCAGTTGCAACTCCAGCTGATTCTTCTGCTGCTGTTGACACTGCTGCTAAAGCTCCAGTTGCTGATTCTGCTGCTGTTGCTGCTCCAGCTGCTAAGTAAGAGATTATTTTATAATAATATCTTTCTTGCAAGAAATTGAGAAGTCCATCGCTAGTCGATGGACTTTTTAATTTGTACCATACACAAGATACATCCTCCTTTGTCGCTGCTAAGCGAAGCGTTCCCCGCCCCGGAGGGGCGGAACGAAAAAGCCGATAGCGAAGCTATCGGCTTAAAATAATATCAAATTTCCGCGCGAAGCGCGGCGGCTACCGCCGGGAAATAATCGATTTAATCCTCCAGCATACTGCTCAGGTTAGCTAACTCATCCTGCCTGTACCTGTCTTTATCCTCTTTAAAGCATTTCGCCAGCTCATCTATGAGCAACTGAATCACTCTTTTGTTAGACTGTGGCTTGAAATAACTAGGCACAGAAGGTACTGAAACCCTTTTCAGGTAGGTGTCTACATCCTGCTGGGTGTAGATCTGTCCCTGGATGGGATCTATAAAGAACAGTATCCTGTAGTCGTCTGGTTCTATTGGCTCCGAGAAATCCACGAAGGAGTCGAAATAGGCCAGTATGAACTGACGGGGAATATTAACGGCATATACCGGCAGATCGAGCATACTGCACAGTGCCTGGTAAATGATACCGTTGGTAAAAGGATTGCCTTTTTTAGACTCTATCACCTGGTTGATAAAGAACTGGTTCTTGCGCTGGTAGGAGACTTCTTCTCCTTTCAGGCCGAAATAGTTATATATCATGCTGTTCAGCACATTGATCTGTTCCAGTGGAGTCAGATAATTATTTAGTTCCAGCCAGATATTACGTTTGATACGTTCTATCTCTGTCATTACCTGGGTGGGCGACAAGTCAGGGAACTGATATTTGGCAATGAGAATGGCACCTTCCAGTAATTCCGGCATTTCCAGCTGACTCCAGGCGCGCAGGGCGCCTTGCAGGTCCTGGTAATGTACCCGGTGGATAAGCAGTTCTATTCGCTCCTGTATTGATTCCTCAACTGTATTCTCCCACAGGTTTTCCAGGTTAGGAATGATTTCCTTGCCATAGAGTAATATCTTATTGGCAACGGTATCAAAAACTTCCTGATCCGGATCATCCAACAGGTGGAACAAAGCGTTTATTTCTCTGTTTTCGCGCATGTCAACTGTGTAACAATGGTCAATCTCTCCGCCAGTATGTCCGGAGCCGAGGGTTACTCGGCTTTCTTCTTCCTTGGCGGAGCTTTCTTTTTAGGAGGATTGGCTTTCGCTTCTTCGATAATAGCTTTTGCTTCTTCTACCGTTATGTCGGCGGCCTGGTCTATCTTTTCCTTTGGAATTTTGAAATTCTTCAGGCCTTGTTTGATATATGGACCATAAGGACCTTTTAAAATCTGGATTTTTTCTTTTTCAAATACCTTGATGGTACGTTCGTCTTTGGCAGTGCGTTTTTCAACGATCAGCGGTGCGATTTCGTCCAGCTCAACGGTGTAAGGGTCCATTTCTTTTTTCAGGGAATAGAACTTCTTATCATGTTGTGCATAAGGACCGAATCTGCCGATGTTGATGATTACGTCTGAATCTTCGAACTGGCCGAGGTTACGAGGCAAACGGAATAATTCCATTGCATCTTCCAGGCTGATGGTTTCGATGCTCTGGGTAGGTTTCAGCTTGGCGAAGCGTGGTTTTTCCTCATCTTCTGCCTGACCGATCTGGATCATCGGGCCATAGCGGCCCATACGTGCCACGATTGGTTTGCCGGTAGATTCTTCTACACCCAGCTGGCGTTCTCCTTTTACGCGCTCGGCGTTTTCGAGGGTATTGGCCACATCTTTATGGAAAGGCTGGTAGAATTCTGCCAGCATATCGTTCCAAACCTTTTTACCATGGGCGATTTCATCGAATTCACCTTCAATCTTTGCAGTGAAACCGTAGTCCATTACAGAGTTGAAGTATTGGTTCAGGAAGTCGGTCACGATCATTCCAAGGTCTGTCGGGAACAATTTAGACTTTTCCGCTCCGGTATTTTCGCTGTCGGTATTTTTTGTGAGTTTATCTGCTTTCAGCGTCAGGATGCGGAATTCTCTTTTTATGCCTTCCTTGTCCCTTTTTTCCACGTATCCGCGTTTCTGGATGGTGGTAATGGTAGGTGCATAAGTAGATGGGCGGCCGATGCCAAGCTCTTCGAGCTTTTTCACGAGGCTGGCCTCTGTATATCTTGGTGCAGGACGGGAGAAACGCTCGGTAGCTTTCATTTCCTTCAGGTCCAGCGACTGTTTTACGGCCAGTGGAGGTAAGGAACCTTCCTGTGTATCGTCTTCATTGACATCTTCATCATCGTGGCTCTCCATATATACTTTGAGGAACCCGTCGAATTTCAGCACTTCACCACTGGCAGTCAGCTCTTCGTGGTTGGTGGAGATATCGATTTTTGCGATGGTTTTTTCCAGTTCAGCGTCCGACATCTGGCTGGCGATGGTACGCTTCCAGATGAGCTCATAGAGTTTGCGGGCATCGCTGTCGTCTACGGTGGTATTTTCCATGTAGGTAGGACGGATGGCCTCGTGCGCCTCCTGGGCGGACTCGTTTTTATTCTTGAACTTTCTGTACTGGTGGTATTTCTCTCCGTAATTACCTACGATCGCTTTCTGGATATCTCCGATCGCGGTATCAGACAGGTTGACAGAGTCCGTACGCATGTAGGTAATGTTACCGCTTTCGTAGAGTTTCTGTGCCAGCAACATGGTTTTGGATACGCTGTATCCCAGTTTGCGGCTGGCTTCCTGCTGCAGGGTGGAGGTGGTAAAAGGGGCAGCCGGGGATTTCTTTCCTGGCTTAACCTGGATATCCTTTACCGTATATGCGGCGCCTACACATTGTGTGAGGAATTTCTCCGCATCTTCGGCTGTTTTGAACTTGTTGGGGCCTTCAGCTTTGAAGGAAATGCTCTTACCGTTAATATCTTTACCGGTAAACCAGGCTTCTACTTTGAAGGTACTGGTGGCGTTGAAGGCATTGATTTCTCTTTCTCTTTCAACGATGAGGCGTACAGCCACAGACTGTACACGACCGGCGGAGAGCGAGTTACGCATGCTCATCTTACGCCAGAGAACAGGAGAAAGCTCAAAGCCTACGATTCTATCCAGTATACGGCGGGCCTGCTGTGCATTTACGCGGTCCATATCCAGCTTACGTGGATGTGCTACCGCATTTTCAATGGCAGGCTTGGTGATTTCGTGGAAAACAATACGTTTGGTATTTTTTGGATCAAGGCCTAAAACCTCACACAAATGCCATGAAATGGCTTCCCCCTCACGGTCCTCATCCGTTGCCAACCATACCTCGTCGGTATCTTTGGCCAGCTTCTTCAGGTCTTTTACAACCTTTTCCTTATCTTCCGGTATAACATATTTTGGCTTGAAGTTATTATCGATATCAATCCCCATGTCGTCCTTCTCCAGATCACGGATGTGACCAAAGCAGGATTTGACTTCAAAGTCCTTTCCCAGGATCTTTTCAATGGTTTTGGCCTTTGCTGGGGACTCAACTATAACTAAATTTTTTGCCATGTATGCTTCTTTAATATGCTGCTAAATACGCAATTTTTCGTAAAATAATAGCCTTACGAATTCTGCAAGTATAAAAAAGTACCTTGAAAATAAAAAATAAGGTATCATTAATACTTTAAATTCACTCGTAATGTAAGGAAAAAAACGACTACCACCGTAAACGCAGTATATTGGCGGTTTGAATCCCTCATTATCTACATTATAATTAAAAAAATAATAATGGATATTGTTATTATCGGAACGGGAAATATCGCTCACTGTTTCGGACACCTGCTGAAAATTCACGGACACCAGATTACGCAGATCATTGGAAGAAACCCCGATCGTGCTGCCGAATTGGCGGAAATGCTTCATGCTCCCTTTACGACCGATTTGCTGGATATTAATATGGAGGCAGACATGTACCTCCTGGCGGTATCAGACGCGGCGTATCCCATGTTAAATGACGAATTACGCCTGGGCCGCCGTATGGTTGCCCATACTGCCGGCGCCGTTCCGCTGAGTGCCATCTCCCGGATATCTTCCAACATCGGCGTAATATACCCGCTGCAATCTATACGTAAGGAAGTAAAAAATTACCCGCCTATACCGATTATGCTGGAGGCCAGTAATGATGATGTGCTCAAAAGACTACAGGCCCTGGCCCAGAGTATCGCCTCCAGGATCGAAGTGACAGATTCCCATCAACGCCTCCAATATCACCTGACAGCGGTATTGTGCAATAACTTCACCAACCACCTGATCGCAAGGGCCAAAGCCTACTGCGATCATGAACAGCTCGACTTCACCCTGCTGCAGCCCATCATACGGGAAACCTTCGACCGGCTGGAGAAATATCCCCCGGAGTCGGTACAGACAGGCCCGGCCATCCGCCAGGACGAAGCTACCATGGAGCTGCACCGGAACCTGCTGGCCAACGACGAATACCTCCAGCTGGTATACACCGTTCTGTCGGACAGCATCTATAACTTCCATGAAAAGCGATAGGGACAGTAGGTGCGTGTTAGTGCATTATTCGTATTTTCGCCACCGACTATGAACATATTATCACTTTTTAAGCCGGTAACCACCTTCGTACTGGATGTGGATGGTGTGCTGACAGATGGCACCCTGCAATTATTACCGGGAGGGGAAATGTCCCGCAGAATGAATATTAAGGATGGCTATGCCATGCAGCTGGCGGTTAAGAAAGGTTATCGCGTAGTGATTATTTCAGGTGGCAAATCTGAAAGTGTGGTCAGCCGGCTACAAGGCCTGGGCATTAAAGATATATATGTAGGCGTGCAGGATAAGAAAGAAAAACTGCAGGATTACGTATTTGAGAATGATCTTCGCTGGGATGAGATATTATATATGGGAGATGATATCCCCGATTATGCCCCTATGCAACTGGTAGCCCTGCCTACCTGTCCTGCAGATGCGGCGCCTGAAATTAAAAGTATTTCCAGGTATATCTCCCCGTTAGGCGGCGGACAGGGTTGTGTCAGAGATATTATGGAGAAGGTACTGAAGCTGAATGGCCACTGGCTGCTGGACGAAGGCA
This window of the Chitinophaga sp. Cy-1792 genome carries:
- the era gene encoding GTPase Era, producing MMHKAGFVNIFGKPNAGKSTLLNAIMGEKLAIISPKVQTTRHRITGVLTEPGYQIVFSDTPGIIDPKYKLHEKMMGAVKSALEDADVALLIMDCRDNLEENLELFNSLKLKVPSILILNKMDNLSKEEMEQLVAKCNEWGKAKAVVPIAAKQQKNVKELLATIVAMLPEANAFYPEDTLTDKSTRFFVAEMIREKIFQLFEEEIPYHTTVIVTQFQEKDTLTKITAEIIVTRESQKAIILGEKGKSIREIGTRARQDIEKFIERKVFLELFVKVRGKWRDNDLFLKEYGY
- a CDS encoding TonB-dependent receptor, translating into MKQLLLWVLLGTAGIVQAQSVVTGTVTNKTNGQPLEGVSVSVNQHGSLTDNKGHFSIQLKKKGNYKLQASYIGFKPYTVSINADDNTKVDFSLEETGLFVKQVEISSLRAGKNSPFVNSTLSAEEIKKENLGQDLPILLNQLPAVVTNSDAGTGIGYTNMRVRGSDITRINVTVNGIPINDAESQGTFFVNMPDFASSVSSIELQRGVGTSTNGAGAFGATLNLSTNEYHDKAYGELSNSFGSFNSWKNTVKAGSGLINDHFTIDARLSRISSDGYIDRASSDLKSFYTSAAYISKKTAIRLNIFSGKEKTYQAWYGVPEALLKTDRTYNPAGTEKPGAPYDNQTDNYQQDHYQLFLNQEINSHFNFNVAGHLTRGRGYYEEYKGQQALADYGLQPVHINGATIDTTDLVRQLWLDNYFYGGIFSLNYTAEKFNWSLGGGWNRYEGQHYDKVIWAYTGIDKDYEYNRFPADKNDFNIYWKGQYKITSALQAFADMQYRNVRYNMNGFESAPDYKPHVNYNFFNPKVGLNYFINPANRLFASFAIGHKEPNRTDFESNIGANEPKPEMLRDLEAGYSWSGRKASLQANVYYMNYKNQLVQTGKLNDVGAYVRTNIPKSYRLGVEVQGNVKFNEVFSFSANAALSQNKVLNFSGVYYDANYDAHTLEFGNTNISFSPAFVGGYMFTAKPIKNLNIDLLGKYVSRQYMDNTGNKASSLNPYFVSDLRFNYIIPQPLFRELGVQLMLNNIFNNLYEPNGSTYGTYVNGKVQPDNYYYPMAGFNFFFGVNIGF
- the der gene encoding ribosome biogenesis GTPase Der gives rise to the protein MAGFTIAIVGRPNVGKSTLFNRLLEQRKAIVDDQSGVTRDRQYGIADWNGKTFNVIDTGGFVAGSDDVFEREIRKQVKIAMQEANLLIFMTDVTTGITDLDSEVADLLRRSAKPVYLVVNKVDNQQRQLEATEFYSLGFENIFFLSSMSGSGTGELLDDVVSHITDDMGEATMENDIPKIAIIGQPNVGKSSLLNALIGEERNIVSDIAGTTRDTIHTHYNMFQKEFMLIDTAGIRRKTKVQEDLEFYSVIRAIKALDEADVVMLLLDAEKGITAQDLNIFSLAARKGKGIVVLVNKWDLMEKATNTARDYEKELKNRLAPFSDVPIIFTSVTEKQRIFKAIEVALEVYENRTRKIQTSKLNDVMLKAIEAYHPPVVRGTPIRIKYVTQIPTHTPAFAFFCNLPDDVKAPYRNYLENQLRSHFDFKGVPIKIFFRKK
- a CDS encoding single-stranded DNA-binding protein; the protein is MIKLQLIGHLGRDAIVREVNGVAVLNFTIAVNERFKNAAGILQERTTWVDCSLWERNNMAPYLQQGTMVFVEGAPRVEGYISNNTGAIGGALRLKVLQLQLLSRKDEERKKVAIATTPPELVSVPEQELPADDLPF
- a CDS encoding M15 family metallopeptidase; its protein translation is MRPIYLILISLSVIAISANAQEQVLAQKDSIVNKTIDLPNKYYSTVSKKSDALNRQLTKRTAKALNQMSRYEEQMKKRMAKLDSVNAQKLFNDSEQQFAALKDKLKAKTDKIPGKKLLGNSLGVDSLFNTLSFLKQSNISADKVPALNGSLKSVTALQDKLAILEEAKAFMQQRKQLLNGQLGNMPDMAKSLQGMNKEAYYYGQQVKELKESFSDKKKIEKKALELAQKVPAYKDFMAKHSYLASLMGIDAGGSSATPDLAGLQTRTQVERLIQQRLGSGPNAASAVSSSMAEARAKMDDLKKNFPGLDNAGEMPNFKPNEMKSKTFLQRLEYGGNIQFQRNTSFYPTTSDIAGQVGYKFHKNGVIGLGAAYKLGMGQGFNHIAFSSEGIGLRSFVDWKLKNTFFLNGGYEQNYQPVTLSAIPGLAQWTPGGLIGIKKKYKVSSKVKGDVSLLFDFLYSSHIPNTDPIKLRMGYNF
- a CDS encoding transglutaminase-like domain-containing protein, which codes for MRENREINALFHLLDDPDQEVFDTVANKILLYGKEIIPNLENLWENTVEESIQERIELLIHRVHYQDLQGALRAWSQLEMPELLEGAILIAKYQFPDLSPTQVMTEIERIKRNIWLELNNYLTPLEQINVLNSMIYNYFGLKGEEVSYQRKNQFFINQVIESKKGNPFTNGIIYQALCSMLDLPVYAVNIPRQFILAYFDSFVDFSEPIEPDDYRILFFIDPIQGQIYTQQDVDTYLKRVSVPSVPSYFKPQSNKRVIQLLIDELAKCFKEDKDRYRQDELANLSSMLED